Proteins from a genomic interval of Mycolicibacterium grossiae:
- a CDS encoding TetR/AcrR family transcriptional regulator has translation MVSISNDAVAQPVEDRILDAAASCVLAYGVDRVTLAEIARRAGVSRPTVYRRHPDTRSILAALLTARIVSALDAVPAGGVGRPQLVARIVAVADLLRAEPVIMAVLHQAPDLAMVYLSERLGTSQQILLDAVADEIAAAQRDGSVRDGDVRQLAAMCLLITQSTILSADVVAPILGSDRLAGELARALDGYLRP, from the coding sequence ATGGTGTCAATCAGTAACGACGCGGTGGCGCAGCCCGTGGAGGACCGCATCCTCGACGCTGCCGCGAGCTGCGTGCTGGCCTACGGGGTCGACCGCGTCACGCTCGCCGAGATCGCCCGGCGCGCCGGGGTGAGCCGGCCGACCGTCTACCGGCGCCACCCCGACACCCGCTCGATCCTGGCCGCGCTGCTCACCGCCCGGATCGTCAGCGCCTTGGACGCCGTTCCGGCCGGCGGCGTGGGACGCCCGCAGCTGGTGGCCCGGATCGTCGCCGTCGCCGACCTGTTGCGCGCGGAACCCGTCATCATGGCCGTGCTGCACCAGGCGCCGGACCTCGCGATGGTCTACCTCTCCGAGCGGCTCGGCACCAGCCAGCAGATCCTGCTCGACGCCGTCGCCGACGAGATCGCCGCGGCGCAACGCGACGGCAGCGTCCGTGACGGGGACGTCCGCCAGCTCGCCGCGATGTGCCTTCTCATCACGCAGTCGACGATCCTGTCCGCCGACGTGGTGGCGCCGATCCTCGGGTCCGACCGGCTGGCCGGCGAACTCGCCCGCGCGCTGGACGGATACCTGCGGCCATGA
- a CDS encoding FAD-binding oxidoreductase translates to MAWNAWGDPAAAKPLSDGIRSLLHQALGVDATPAEELTEDRVRLRPSALSATDAAALRDLVGAEHCITDDHARLLRAGGKSTLDLLRRRHTGVQDAPDAVLLPGGDDDVAAVLDYCARRSIAVVPFGGGTSVVGGLDPVRGDFRAVVSLDLRRLSVLHDLDEVSGEAELGAGVTGPEAERLLGARGFSLGHFPQSFEFATIGGFAATRSSGQDSAGYGRFDDMVRGVRLVTPAGVLDVGRAPASAAGPDLRQLVVGSEGVFGVITRVRVRVHRCAEVTRYEAWSFPDFATGADALRAVAQTGTGPTVLRLSDEAETGVNLATTESIGERTVTGGCLAITLFEGTAEHADSRHAETRALLAAHGGTSLGEAPARAWEHGRFGAPYLRDGLLSAGALCETLETATTWANVGALKAAVTEALTGALADSGTSALVMCHISHVYPTGASLYFTVVAAQRGDAAAQWRSAKRAASDAMVRCGATITHHHAVGADHRPWMRDEIGDLGVEVLRAVKGVLDPAGIMNPGKLIPPRA, encoded by the coding sequence ATGGCCTGGAACGCGTGGGGCGACCCCGCCGCAGCCAAGCCCCTGTCCGACGGGATCCGCTCCCTGCTGCACCAGGCGCTCGGCGTCGACGCCACACCCGCCGAGGAGCTGACCGAGGACCGGGTGCGGCTGCGCCCGTCAGCGCTGTCGGCCACCGACGCCGCGGCGCTGCGCGACCTCGTCGGCGCGGAGCACTGCATCACCGACGATCACGCCCGCCTGCTGCGCGCGGGCGGCAAGTCCACGCTGGATCTGTTGCGCCGCAGGCACACCGGTGTGCAGGACGCACCCGACGCGGTGCTCCTGCCCGGTGGCGACGACGACGTGGCGGCGGTGCTCGACTACTGCGCCCGCCGCAGCATCGCGGTGGTGCCCTTCGGTGGCGGCACCAGCGTCGTGGGCGGCCTGGACCCCGTGCGCGGCGACTTCCGTGCCGTCGTGTCGCTGGACCTGCGACGGCTGAGCGTGCTGCACGATCTCGACGAGGTGTCCGGCGAGGCCGAACTCGGCGCCGGCGTCACCGGTCCGGAGGCCGAGCGCCTGCTCGGCGCGCGAGGCTTCTCGCTGGGCCACTTCCCGCAGAGCTTCGAGTTCGCCACCATCGGCGGTTTCGCCGCCACCCGGTCGTCGGGGCAGGACTCCGCCGGCTACGGACGATTCGACGACATGGTGCGCGGCGTGCGCCTGGTGACGCCCGCGGGCGTGCTCGACGTGGGCCGGGCCCCGGCGTCCGCCGCCGGGCCGGACCTACGCCAGCTCGTCGTCGGTTCCGAAGGCGTGTTCGGCGTCATCACACGGGTGCGGGTGCGGGTGCACCGCTGCGCCGAGGTGACCCGCTACGAGGCGTGGTCGTTCCCCGACTTCGCCACCGGAGCCGACGCGCTGCGCGCCGTCGCGCAAACCGGCACCGGACCGACCGTCCTGCGGCTCTCCGACGAGGCGGAGACCGGCGTGAACCTCGCGACGACCGAGAGCATCGGGGAACGGACCGTCACCGGCGGCTGCCTCGCGATCACCCTGTTCGAGGGCACCGCCGAGCACGCCGACAGCCGGCACGCCGAGACCCGCGCGCTGCTGGCGGCCCACGGCGGCACGTCACTCGGCGAGGCGCCGGCGCGAGCCTGGGAGCACGGCCGTTTCGGCGCGCCGTACCTGCGCGACGGCCTGCTGTCGGCGGGCGCGTTGTGCGAGACGCTGGAGACCGCGACCACCTGGGCGAACGTCGGCGCCCTGAAGGCCGCCGTGACCGAGGCGCTGACCGGCGCCCTCGCCGATTCGGGCACGTCCGCGTTGGTGATGTGCCACATTTCGCACGTGTACCCCACCGGCGCCTCGCTGTACTTCACGGTGGTCGCCGCGCAACGCGGTGACGCCGCCGCGCAGTGGCGCAGCGCCAAGCGCGCCGCCTCGGACGCCATGGTGCGCTGCGGCGCCACCATCACCCACCATCACGCCGTCGGTGCCGACCACCGGCCGTGGATGCGCGACGAGATCGGCGACCTCGGCGTGGAGGTGCTGCGCGCCGTGAAGGGCGTCCTCGATCCGGCGGGAATCATGAACCCCGGCAAGCTGATTCCGCCACGCGCGTGA
- a CDS encoding diacylglycerol kinase, translating to MSTGIGCVTVLTNPSSGHGNAPHAAERAVTRLQQRGVDVRSIVGTDALHARRLVDDELARGTDALVVVGGDGIVSVALQALACGPVPLGIVPAGTGNDHARAYGLPTGDPAAAADVVLDGVTETVDLGRIRGADGTDRWFGTVMAAGFDSLVTDRTNRMTWPHGRMRYNLAMVAEISRLRLLPFRLVFDDGAGGVREVETPLTLAAFGNTRSYGGGMLICPGADPTDGLLDVTMVASASRTQLIRLFPTVFKGTHVDLDEVRTARAAHITVDSPGINAYADGEYACPLPVEVAAVPRALRIRRPAR from the coding sequence GTGAGCACCGGCATCGGCTGCGTCACCGTCCTGACCAATCCGTCGTCCGGGCACGGCAACGCGCCCCACGCCGCCGAGCGGGCGGTGACGCGGTTGCAGCAGCGCGGCGTCGACGTCCGGTCGATCGTGGGCACCGACGCGCTGCACGCGCGCCGCCTCGTCGACGACGAACTCGCCCGCGGCACCGACGCGCTGGTGGTGGTCGGCGGCGACGGCATCGTGTCAGTGGCACTGCAGGCCCTGGCATGCGGCCCGGTTCCGCTCGGCATCGTGCCCGCGGGCACCGGCAATGACCACGCGCGCGCCTACGGTCTGCCGACGGGTGATCCGGCGGCGGCCGCCGACGTCGTGCTCGACGGGGTGACCGAGACGGTCGACCTCGGCCGGATCCGCGGCGCGGACGGCACCGACCGCTGGTTCGGCACGGTGATGGCGGCGGGGTTCGACTCGCTGGTCACCGATCGCACGAACCGGATGACGTGGCCGCACGGCCGGATGCGCTACAACCTCGCGATGGTCGCGGAGATCTCCCGGCTGCGCCTGCTGCCGTTCCGACTGGTGTTCGACGACGGCGCCGGTGGTGTCCGCGAGGTCGAGACCCCGTTGACGCTGGCGGCCTTCGGCAACACCCGCAGCTATGGCGGCGGGATGCTCATCTGCCCCGGGGCCGACCCCACCGACGGACTGCTGGACGTGACGATGGTGGCGTCCGCGTCGCGGACCCAGCTGATCCGGCTGTTCCCCACCGTCTTCAAGGGCACCCACGTCGACCTCGACGAGGTCCGGACCGCACGGGCCGCGCACATCACGGTGGACTCGCCCGGCATCAACGCCTACGCCGACGGCGAGTACGCGTGCCCGCTGCCCGTCGAGGTCGCGGCCGTCCCGCGGGCGCTGCGAATCAGGCGGCCCGCGAGGTGA
- a CDS encoding DUF3145 domain-containing protein yields the protein MRASNQFADATTGVVYVHASPAAVCPHVEWALSSTLLARANLRWTPQPAMPGQLRAVTNWRGPVGTGSALAHALRAWSVLRFEVTEDPSEGVDGHRWCHTPQLGLWSGAMSANGDVMVGEMRLRSLMSSGADTLAAELDTVLGTAWDEALEPYRNGGGDTGEMTWLNRGVG from the coding sequence ATGCGTGCGTCGAACCAATTCGCCGACGCGACGACCGGTGTGGTGTACGTGCACGCCTCGCCCGCGGCGGTATGCCCACACGTGGAGTGGGCGCTGTCGTCGACCCTGTTGGCGCGCGCCAACCTGCGGTGGACGCCACAACCGGCCATGCCGGGGCAGTTGCGCGCCGTCACCAACTGGCGCGGTCCGGTCGGCACCGGCTCCGCGCTGGCGCATGCCCTGCGGGCCTGGTCGGTGCTGCGCTTCGAGGTGACCGAGGACCCCAGTGAGGGCGTCGACGGCCACCGCTGGTGCCACACCCCGCAGCTCGGGCTGTGGAGCGGTGCGATGAGCGCCAACGGCGACGTGATGGTCGGTGAGATGCGGCTGCGCAGCCTGATGTCCTCGGGCGCCGACACGCTGGCCGCCGAACTGGACACGGTGCTCGGCACCGCCTGGGACGAGGCGCTCGAGCCGTACCGCAACGGCGGCGGCGACACCGGTGAGATGACCTGGCTCAACCGCGGGGTCGGCTAG
- a CDS encoding serine hydrolase domain-containing protein produces MSALDALVDWPVSASAAAVVGPSGVLAEHGDVERPFALASATKPLVARAVQVAVEEGAVDLDQPAGPPGATVRHLLAHTSGLAMRSDDVIAAPGTRRVYSNTGFAVLAEFVQEESGIDFVEYLRDAVLAPLGTSATELTGGAAAAGYGAHASVADLALFARELLRPALVSAELHADAITVQFPGLAGVLPGFGTQRPNDWGLGFELRDGKSPHWTGSDNSPRTFGHFGQSGTFLWVDPEVDIALIVLTDRDFGDWTHELWPAISDGVLREIAAH; encoded by the coding sequence ATGAGCGCGCTCGACGCGCTGGTCGACTGGCCGGTGTCCGCGTCGGCCGCGGCGGTGGTCGGGCCGTCCGGCGTGCTCGCCGAGCACGGCGACGTCGAGCGTCCGTTCGCGCTGGCGTCGGCGACCAAACCGCTGGTGGCGCGGGCCGTGCAGGTCGCCGTCGAGGAGGGCGCCGTCGACCTCGACCAGCCCGCCGGGCCGCCCGGCGCGACGGTCCGGCACCTACTGGCCCACACCTCCGGTCTCGCGATGCGCTCCGACGACGTCATCGCCGCGCCCGGGACCCGACGGGTGTACTCCAACACCGGTTTCGCCGTCCTCGCGGAGTTCGTGCAGGAGGAGTCGGGCATCGACTTCGTCGAGTACCTGCGCGACGCGGTGCTCGCGCCGCTCGGGACGTCGGCCACGGAGCTGACCGGCGGGGCCGCGGCGGCCGGGTACGGCGCCCACGCGTCGGTCGCCGACCTCGCGCTGTTCGCCCGCGAGCTGCTGCGGCCGGCGCTGGTGTCGGCCGAGCTGCACGCCGACGCGATCACCGTGCAGTTCCCCGGTCTGGCCGGGGTGCTGCCCGGTTTCGGCACGCAACGCCCGAACGACTGGGGCCTGGGCTTCGAGCTGCGCGACGGCAAGTCGCCGCACTGGACCGGGTCGGACAACTCGCCCCGCACCTTCGGCCACTTCGGTCAGTCCGGCACGTTCCTGTGGGTGGACCCGGAGGTGGACATCGCGCTGATCGTGCTCACCGACCGCGACTTCGGCGACTGGACGCACGAGCTGTGGCCTGCGATTTCTGATGGAGTCCTGAGAGAAATCGCGGCACACTAG
- a CDS encoding S-(hydroxymethyl)mycothiol dehydrogenase, with protein sequence MSQTVRGVISRSKKQPVEVVDVVIPDPGPGEVVVDVIACGVCHTDLTYREGGINDEYPFLLGHEAAGTVEAIGEGVTNVVPGDFVILNWRAVCGQCRACKRGRPHLCFDTHNAAQKMTLTDGTELTPALGIGAFADKTLVHEGQCTKVDPEADPAVAGLLGCGVMAGIGAAINTGAVTRDDTVAVIGCGGVGDAAIAGAALVGAKKIIAVDTDDTKLDWARGFGATHTINARELDVTETIQDLTDGFGADVVIDAVGRPETWKQAFYARDLAGTVVLVGVPTPDMTLEMPLVDFFSRGGSLKSSWYGDCLPERDFPTLISLYRQGRLPLEKFVSERIGLDGIEEAFHRMHAGEVLRSVVIL encoded by the coding sequence ATGAGTCAGACAGTGCGCGGTGTGATCTCCCGGAGCAAGAAGCAACCCGTCGAGGTGGTCGACGTCGTCATCCCCGACCCCGGCCCCGGTGAGGTGGTAGTGGACGTCATCGCGTGCGGCGTCTGCCACACCGACCTGACCTACCGCGAGGGCGGCATCAACGACGAATACCCCTTCCTGCTCGGCCACGAGGCGGCCGGCACCGTCGAGGCGATCGGCGAAGGCGTCACGAACGTCGTCCCGGGTGACTTCGTGATCCTCAACTGGCGCGCGGTGTGCGGCCAGTGCCGGGCCTGCAAGCGTGGCCGCCCGCACCTGTGCTTCGACACCCACAACGCCGCCCAGAAGATGACGCTGACCGACGGCACCGAACTCACCCCCGCGCTGGGCATCGGCGCCTTCGCCGACAAGACGCTGGTGCACGAGGGCCAGTGCACCAAGGTCGACCCCGAAGCCGACCCGGCGGTGGCCGGACTGCTGGGCTGCGGCGTCATGGCGGGCATCGGCGCTGCGATCAACACCGGCGCGGTCACCCGCGACGACACCGTGGCGGTGATCGGCTGCGGCGGCGTCGGCGACGCGGCGATCGCCGGCGCCGCCCTGGTCGGGGCGAAGAAGATCATCGCCGTCGACACCGACGACACCAAGCTCGACTGGGCACGCGGCTTCGGCGCCACGCACACCATCAACGCCCGCGAACTCGACGTCACCGAGACGATCCAGGACCTGACCGACGGCTTCGGCGCCGACGTCGTCATCGACGCGGTCGGGCGCCCGGAGACCTGGAAGCAGGCGTTCTACGCCCGCGACCTCGCCGGCACCGTCGTCCTCGTCGGCGTCCCCACGCCGGACATGACACTCGAGATGCCGCTGGTCGACTTCTTCTCCCGCGGCGGATCGCTCAAGTCGTCGTGGTACGGCGACTGCCTGCCCGAGCGCGACTTCCCCACGCTGATCAGCCTGTACCGCCAGGGCCGTCTGCCCCTGGAGAAGTTCGTGTCCGAGCGCATCGGACTCGACGGCATCGAGGAGGCCTTCCACCGCATGCACGCCGGTGAGGTGCTGCGCTCGGTGGTGATCCTGTGA
- a CDS encoding MBL fold metallo-hydrolase produces the protein MSASISRLVTSGTFELDGGSWDVDNNIWLVGDDDDVIVFDAAHTAEPIVEAVAGRNVVAVVCTHGHNDHVTVAPELGRTLDAPVFLHPADDVLWRMTHPDSDFRAVDDGLVLRVGGVELRALHTPGHSPGSVCWSAPDLGAVFSGDTLFQGGPGATGRSYSDFPTILESIKGRLGALPGETVVYTGHGDTTTVGGEIVHYDDWVARGH, from the coding sequence ATGAGCGCGTCGATCAGCCGGCTGGTCACCAGCGGCACCTTCGAACTCGACGGCGGCAGCTGGGACGTCGACAACAACATCTGGCTCGTCGGTGACGACGACGACGTCATCGTGTTCGACGCCGCCCACACCGCCGAGCCGATCGTCGAGGCCGTCGCCGGCCGCAACGTCGTCGCCGTGGTGTGCACCCATGGCCACAACGACCACGTGACGGTCGCGCCGGAACTGGGCCGCACGCTCGACGCCCCGGTGTTCCTGCACCCGGCCGACGACGTGCTGTGGCGAATGACGCACCCCGACAGCGACTTCCGCGCCGTCGACGACGGCCTGGTGCTGCGCGTCGGCGGTGTCGAACTGCGGGCACTGCACACCCCGGGCCATTCCCCGGGCTCGGTGTGCTGGTCGGCGCCGGACCTGGGCGCGGTGTTCAGCGGCGACACGCTGTTCCAGGGCGGCCCCGGAGCCACCGGCCGGTCCTACTCGGACTTCCCCACCATTCTCGAGTCGATCAAGGGGCGCCTCGGCGCCCTGCCCGGCGAGACGGTGGTCTACACCGGCCACGGCGACACCACCACCGTCGGCGGCGAGATCGTGCACTACGACGACTGGGTGGCGCGCGGCCACTGA
- a CDS encoding SHOCT domain-containing protein: protein MNRGTAPRLLTVIAAVTAIASAIGFVATLVLGAVLWDDFDAYGEVPIPGSAEVHLPAGEVVISFHTPIIGSSGGGGLPVPRMSVAIDPPDGVADPVLTEDIGGTTTVNGDARVRVWSARVAAEGTYRITTEGRVSAYVNPTLAFGQPNRRGHLPVILAVVFGIALVDLVIARVWAARVRRRAVPLAGPSGYVVPTDQGIRIEALDTLSRLRDSGALTDAEFAAEKKRILDGY, encoded by the coding sequence ATGAATCGGGGGACCGCTCCGCGGCTGCTCACGGTCATCGCCGCGGTGACCGCGATCGCGTCCGCCATCGGGTTCGTCGCCACCCTCGTGCTGGGCGCCGTACTGTGGGACGACTTCGACGCCTACGGCGAGGTGCCCATCCCGGGATCGGCCGAGGTCCACCTTCCCGCAGGCGAGGTGGTCATCAGCTTCCACACTCCGATCATCGGCAGCTCGGGCGGCGGCGGACTGCCGGTGCCCCGGATGTCGGTCGCCATCGACCCGCCCGACGGCGTTGCCGACCCGGTGCTGACCGAGGACATCGGCGGCACCACGACCGTGAACGGTGATGCGCGCGTGCGGGTGTGGTCCGCCCGGGTCGCGGCCGAGGGCACCTATCGGATCACGACCGAGGGCCGGGTCAGTGCGTACGTGAACCCCACGCTGGCGTTCGGCCAGCCCAACCGCCGCGGCCACCTGCCGGTGATTCTCGCGGTGGTCTTCGGCATCGCGCTGGTCGATCTCGTCATCGCCCGAGTCTGGGCGGCGCGCGTGCGTCGCCGCGCCGTCCCGCTCGCCGGGCCGTCGGGATACGTGGTCCCCACCGATCAGGGGATCCGCATCGAGGCCCTCGACACGCTCAGCCGCCTGCGTGACTCGGGCGCGCTGACCGACGCCGAGTTCGCCGCCGAGAAGAAGCGGATCCTCGACGGGTACTGA
- a CDS encoding class I SAM-dependent methyltransferase: MPESSVVVRPEPKDSGWYSAASRLQAAGLRKAMDLFEAAAAEVSIPRSPRPIVVADYGAGTGLNSMLPMCAAITALRRRTQPEHSILVTHTDLPDNDFTALFRTLADDPHSYLQHDRAAFGSAVGRSYFTQILPSNSVNLAWSAWALHWLGRVPMPVGDHLLAAYSGDTAVRAAYARQAALDWHEFVAFRGRELCPGGRLVVMTLGLDADGQLGFRPVVEAMTDALAELVGRGLLSAAERAAMTIPIVGRTAKDFESPFAPSGTFEESSIVHLDLFDGEDRFYRQYRSDGKADVFGAQWAAFARAALFGILDAALAPDRPGDRGTLHDALEAGVAARLAAHPEEVRIPLAQVVIEKKMPRT; the protein is encoded by the coding sequence ATGCCCGAGTCGAGTGTGGTCGTCCGACCGGAGCCGAAGGACAGCGGCTGGTACAGCGCTGCGTCGCGACTGCAGGCCGCCGGTTTGCGCAAGGCGATGGACCTCTTCGAGGCCGCCGCCGCCGAAGTGTCCATCCCGCGGTCGCCGCGCCCGATCGTCGTCGCCGACTACGGCGCGGGCACCGGCCTCAATTCCATGCTGCCGATGTGCGCGGCGATCACCGCGCTGCGCAGGCGGACGCAGCCCGAGCACTCGATCCTGGTGACGCACACCGACCTGCCCGACAACGACTTCACCGCGCTGTTCCGCACGCTGGCCGACGACCCGCACTCCTACCTGCAGCACGACCGCGCCGCGTTCGGCTCCGCGGTCGGGCGGTCCTACTTCACCCAGATCCTGCCGTCGAACAGCGTCAACCTGGCTTGGTCGGCGTGGGCGCTGCACTGGCTCGGGCGGGTGCCCATGCCGGTCGGCGATCACCTGCTCGCCGCCTACAGCGGAGACACCGCGGTCCGCGCCGCCTACGCGCGGCAGGCCGCACTGGACTGGCACGAATTCGTCGCATTCCGCGGCCGTGAGCTGTGCCCCGGCGGCCGGTTGGTGGTGATGACGCTGGGCCTCGACGCCGATGGACAGCTGGGTTTCCGGCCGGTGGTCGAGGCCATGACCGACGCGCTGGCCGAACTGGTGGGCCGGGGACTGCTCAGCGCCGCGGAGCGGGCGGCGATGACGATCCCGATCGTGGGGCGGACCGCCAAGGACTTCGAGTCACCGTTCGCCCCGTCGGGGACGTTCGAGGAGTCGTCGATCGTGCACCTCGACCTGTTCGACGGGGAGGACCGGTTCTACCGGCAGTACCGCAGCGATGGCAAGGCCGACGTCTTCGGCGCGCAGTGGGCGGCGTTCGCACGGGCGGCACTCTTCGGCATCCTCGACGCCGCGCTGGCGCCGGACCGGCCCGGTGACCGGGGCACGCTGCACGACGCGCTGGAAGCCGGCGTCGCCGCGCGGCTCGCGGCCCACCCCGAGGAGGTGCGCATCCCGCTGGCGCAGGTCGTCATCGAGAAGAAGATGCCCCGCACGTGA
- a CDS encoding GlxA family transcriptional regulator has translation MHTIAVLALPDTVAFDLATPVEVFGRVDVDGRNPYRTVVCGSAPVVDAGPLRIATDHGLETLAEADTIVVPGRNDVVTPVADDVVAALRTAYTAGKRLASICSGAFTLAQAGLLDGRRATTHWVAADVFRAAYPAVDLDPDVLYVDDGQVLTSAGASAGLDLCLHMVQRDHGAAAAAHAARLAVAPLHRSGGQAQFIVRNVAAATAARVLGRQTRLDDLLAWLETEAHRDLTLDDVAARAAVSVRTLNRRFQDETGQSPMQWLAGVRVRHAQQLLESTDLAVERIGREVGFASPANFREQFRRLAGVSPQVYRTTFRARIAG, from the coding sequence GTGCACACCATCGCGGTCCTTGCCCTCCCGGACACCGTGGCCTTCGACCTCGCCACCCCGGTCGAGGTGTTCGGCCGCGTCGACGTGGACGGACGCAATCCGTACCGCACCGTGGTCTGCGGTAGCGCGCCCGTCGTCGACGCCGGCCCGCTGCGCATCGCCACCGACCACGGTCTCGAGACGCTCGCGGAGGCCGACACGATCGTGGTTCCGGGCCGCAACGACGTCGTCACCCCGGTGGCGGACGACGTCGTCGCGGCGTTGCGCACCGCCTACACCGCGGGGAAGCGCCTGGCGTCCATCTGCTCCGGTGCCTTCACGCTGGCGCAGGCCGGCCTGCTGGACGGACGGCGCGCCACCACGCACTGGGTGGCCGCCGACGTGTTCCGCGCCGCGTATCCCGCGGTCGACCTCGACCCCGACGTCCTGTACGTCGACGACGGCCAGGTGCTCACGTCCGCGGGGGCGTCGGCCGGACTCGACCTGTGCCTGCACATGGTGCAGCGCGATCACGGCGCGGCGGCCGCGGCCCACGCCGCCCGGCTCGCGGTCGCGCCGCTGCACCGCAGCGGCGGTCAGGCACAGTTCATCGTGCGGAACGTGGCCGCTGCCACCGCCGCCCGGGTGCTGGGCAGGCAGACCCGACTCGACGACCTGCTGGCCTGGTTGGAGACCGAGGCGCACCGGGACCTGACGCTCGACGACGTCGCCGCCCGAGCGGCGGTCAGCGTGCGGACGCTCAACCGGCGGTTCCAGGACGAGACCGGGCAGTCGCCGATGCAGTGGCTCGCCGGGGTGCGGGTCCGCCACGCCCAGCAGCTGCTGGAGAGCACCGATCTGGCCGTGGAGCGGATCGGCAGGGAGGTCGGCTTCGCCTCACCGGCGAACTTCCGCGAGCAGTTCCGCCGGCTCGCCGGCGTCTCGCCGCAGGTCTACCGGACGACGTTCCGCGCCCGCATCGCAGGCTGA
- a CDS encoding DJ-1/PfpI family protein, translating into MEAQIVLFDGFDPLDVIAPFEVLSAGGQALGGELTVTLVSAEGARSVLSGNGLRLDATAALDPTRGGYVIVPGAVGPMVGDPDEGVDTIPVLLARFAQGPAAEPLRAALAEPAVTVATVCGGALALAMAGLIEGRHASTHHLGMEVLDATGVHAVSARVVDDGDLVSSGAVTSGLDLALYLLERDFGARIALAVADLFGYERRGTVWSATGRTPVEF; encoded by the coding sequence ATGGAAGCGCAGATCGTGTTGTTCGACGGATTCGACCCGCTCGACGTCATCGCCCCCTTCGAGGTGCTCTCCGCGGGCGGGCAGGCGCTGGGCGGTGAGCTGACCGTCACGCTGGTGTCCGCGGAGGGTGCGCGAAGCGTGCTGAGCGGCAACGGTTTACGCCTGGACGCGACGGCAGCGCTGGACCCCACCAGGGGCGGCTACGTCATCGTCCCGGGGGCGGTCGGGCCGATGGTCGGCGACCCCGACGAGGGTGTCGACACCATCCCGGTGCTGCTGGCGCGCTTCGCCCAGGGCCCGGCGGCCGAGCCCCTGCGGGCGGCGCTGGCCGAGCCGGCGGTGACCGTCGCGACCGTGTGCGGCGGCGCCCTGGCCCTGGCGATGGCCGGGCTGATCGAGGGCAGGCACGCATCGACGCACCACCTCGGCATGGAGGTGCTCGACGCGACGGGAGTGCACGCGGTCTCGGCGCGCGTCGTCGACGACGGCGACCTCGTCTCGTCCGGCGCCGTGACGTCCGGGCTCGACCTGGCGCTGTACCTGCTCGAGCGCGACTTCGGCGCCCGCATCGCCCTCGCCGTCGCCGACCTGTTCGGCTACGAGCGGCGCGGCACCGTGTGGTCCGCGACGGGCCGCACGCCGGTGGAGTTCTGA